The genomic region ACATACGAAATAGTCGATCGTAATTTCCGATGGACGGACGGGATGGTGGTTGGGTTGTAGgtacaaaagtggaaaaaaatagtacaaaaAGCAGCAAAAACCCACCGTTTTCTGTGCTGATTTTCCGCCACCGACGTCAGCGAAAAATCACGAGAATAAGCACACATTCCGCCGGGACGGAAACTTTCGCTGCTGACGTTATTTTGCCCCGGGTGCGTCAGCTTCGTGTCACAGGGTAGCCCAGGTCAGTCTAAGGTGGGGTGGAGGGATGAAGGAATGCCGGGGGGACTATCTCCCATTCGCAAAAGAGGCTCGCCCGGTTCGACTTTCGTACCGGCAAGCACGCACGAACCGAATCCCGGCGGAATCGTGAACGCACTATTTTTAGTCTCATTCATTGCCGATAGTGACCCCGAGAACCGATTCGAGCCGGTTCTCTGGGGATCGAGAAAAAAGGGTATCATCATAGCGAGGGTGGTATTTACTAGATCTCCGTAAAAAAATGCCCGATGTAGCTTGGACAACCATCAATCCGAAGAGGGTGACGGCGCAGAAGACACCGAATGAACACCAAAACACAATATTTCGCGTACAAGGTTGTTCCTTAAACTTCAAAATAGCGTGTAAACACATTCGTTGATCCAAGTAAACAACGCTACCTTGCGATcacaaaacatatttatccGCAAACGGAAACCCCTCTAGCATGGCAAGTTGTTGACGTGTTTGGTGTCTTCTTCTCCGCATTAGGAGCTGcagtggtttattttttccaccaaaatAGGTATGGTTTTAATACGTCTCAATGGGCTGAGATAAGTCACATAGAACGTGGTGCAGATAAGTCCATGCTTGTTATCGAAATTCAATGCCCGGGTGATGTAAGCAatcattttattcttttttcccaACTTTGCATATTCATTACAGCTTATTCAGCAAGAATGTGGCTGACTTTTCATCCTCTCCCACATTCACTGCATCGCCGATCTTTTATTGCGTCGTAGTATAAGATCAGGAAACGAACAATTGAAATAGACTGAGCAAGATTAATACTGATTCAAATAGTTTTTCTCATATTACAGTTTTCTACACATTGCACATTAGTGCTACTCTTTAAACGGAGTTTCCAATTAAGCTGACTGCACTCGCTTTCATCTTCGGTGGTATATTTCTTCGCTTGATGGATGCAATATGGCACGTAACCGAAAACGTGTTATTTTACTGCACTTTGTTTCTACTTTGAAACTAATTTTGTATAGCAATCTGAGAAGCACTTGACTACCTTTCTACGTTAGCATTTAATCAGGTATGTTAGGCTACACCTAAAAGCGAAGGTACAGCCCCTATTTTCACGATTCAAAATGTCTTGCTCATTTCTCATCATATGTGAAAAATTCCAAAACCTCGTTGCAGAggatcaaaacaaatatcgagTCGGCGCCAAACGAGATTTCTTTTCAGTTAATGGGTCAAAACTATGCCAAGACGTTGAATAAAAAGTAGTAACTGTATGTTGTAAACATTCGACAGGAACTGTATAATATAAACTATACAGTTAAATTTTCAGTTGAATTATGAATTCAATAAAACAGCTCGGATACTATTTAAATCTCCCAATCGAGAGACCAGAGCTATGCTATAATTTTAAAGAAGTTAACCAATTTAACTTAGGTTATGCGCAGATTCTTCTTCAAATTTTAGTACTAACTGGTTCTTAGCCAATGGTTCTTTAAATTTAGCGGAGGGGAGAAACCAAgttgattcttcttcttctggaaCTGCGACTACATCCGAAATGAAATGCTTTCAAAACTAACAATTTTCTCAACCATTGCGTCGTGCACTGGGTCGGCCGACTCGCGGCCCCGGCCATCACACCCACTTTCGACTGCCCCAGCGGAAGGAAAAGGGCGGCTGATAAGACCGGGGAGGCAACAATTTACGACCGCCCATATTACTTCATTGGCAAACTGACAACGTCTTGCGTCGGGCTGCGCAAACAGATGCCCTCTTACAGGCACACAAGGGTACTCGAACCCTTGCTGCCTTTTTGCTCGCGCCGGGCTGAGTAAACCCCGCTAGGGCGATTCTAAGTGCACCGAATATGCCCGTTGCACCACCCACCCTCCTCGTCGCACGAGCGCGATTGTTATTTATTAAGAACAGAGTCAACAAATCGTAAAAAGTGTACATCGACCAACGGAATTACAACAAGCAGAGCGAGCATGCAACAGGAAGGGGTGGGTCGGGCGGAGGATGTAAAAATCCCATCCCCCCAAAGGGATGGGGGGTGCAAGTTGCAAATGTGGGAGTGATGTGGGCGAGGGCGCCAGGGATGTCACCACGGTTGATCGTGGTAGTGGTGGATCGTGTCCATCGCTCCGTCGCGATTCAAACTGCCGCAACCGCCGTTCCCGTAGCGACGGCGACGCGATGCACAcaccaccacaccaccacACGACAATCAGCGGCCAACGGGCGGGCTTGACCTACTCCTTTGTCGCGCGAACGGTCGCGCAGATACTGCACAGCGCTCGTACGAGGTGGACGTGCTCCCGGACAAGTCTAGCTTATGAAGTCTAGTCTATCTTGGCTAGAAAGAGAAAATTTGCAAACGGCTCGAAGTAAGAGACAAACTTTCAACCGTTGCGAAGTGAAGTGAACCGATCTTAGAAGAAATCTCCAAAGTGCTGTGTTACcctaaaaacaatcaaagtcTCACGAACTAAGTGCGATTTTCGAAAGTGCACCCTCCAACGTTGGACTTTCCGCGGTGGAATAAAGTGTTGGAAAATCAAAGAGCACCCGCAAAGACAATCTCCCAAGTCGATAGAAGATCTTAAACGAATCTTGACAGATTGCTCCCAACTCTCCCACCCTCCCACAATCTCCACACCTGGTCACGGGATGGGTCTCCTGAGGCGGAACAGTTTGAACATTGGCAGCTGGCTGTCGTCGGCCGGCGGCGcaaacaccaccaacaccaccaccaccaccactggcACCGGAACCGGCACGGTCCGGAACAGCTTCGGCAGCTCGGTGGCCGTGCAGAAGCTGCGCGAAAGCAAGTGGTTCGATGCCGGCGAGGAGCGCGTCTTTTGCGCCGTGATCGAGAACGGTTTCATCGTCGAGGTGCGCCAAACGGACACTGGCGAGTCGTGGTTCGGCGTGGCAACGATCGAGACGAAAAAATGTAAGTGTTTCCGGCGGGTttgggaggggggtgggggatgtttaaaaaaaaccaaccattaTTTTAACATCCTTTATGGTCACCTCTCGGGCGAATATTCTCGTGACCGGCACCCCGTTGCACCATGTGTGTTACAGCGGCGTATCTCGGTGACTaactctgtgtgtgtgtgtgtgtgttggtgttctTGATCAAACCGGGTTTGGGAGTTCGCAGTAGTATATCGTGGGGTCCccatcccctcccccaccgGTTATCGGACTGGTTTTCGACTGGTCGATGGCAGGGAGCAGCGTTCCGGGAAAGGGGAGTCGAAGGGTGGGTTGGGTTATTTTTAGCTCACGTCACCATAATAGCAGGACCGCATACTTGTAACGGCCAAGGGGAGCTGCTGTGATGGGGGGAGGGCAAGGGTGCGTCGTCTACGGCACACCGTGCAACGAAAGGTGTGGATTTTGAAGGACGCTGCAGCTTGTCGCGCCATCTCCACCTTCCCACCCCGTGTCGGTGGTGGGGACGGGAGACGGgccggggggggggaaactTGTTTACATGCACACGGAATAGTGTGGCCGTCTTCGCGTGGAGACAGCTGCAGCAGGGGAATGCGGCCGCCGGCCGTAGAagagtttgtttgaaataactCGAAAGGCCATGCACCATGGTGGTCAATGCTATTTGGCTGTTGAGGGGGGTGGGCGTACGATCGACCGCATCCCATCCCTTCGGGAATGATGTCTCCGCTGCTGCGCGACAGCTCGTCCAACGAATGGCAAGTTCACCGCGGTCCATCCGATCCACTGCCGGGTGTCGATATCAATAAAACCAATAATGGCGTTTGCGGCTAGCTGCTAATTTTGTCCACACCATAACAGCAACGAGCTacgtttgtctttttttttcattccgccTAGAAGGGGCACGGCCAATTCCATACAGCAACCGGTTCGAGACCCCCCTTCCCAAGTCTCCCGCTCTCTGGCCGAGGCCAACGTTCTAAACCGGTGCACGTAATCATCGGTGACGCCAGAGTCGGGCATTCATTAAGGGGCTAGAATTTCCGCACCAACCGGTGCAGTTGTTTGTGCTATTTTTCTCGACCATTATCTAACTCCCGGACACGATATGCGTTATTCTTGCACCTTTTTCCCGCGCAGCCCTCAAGCCGACGGCTGAGAACGTCAAAATCTATTCCGTGCGCATGAAGGACAACGAGAAGAAACCGATGAAGGTGTACTGCGTCACATTGCCGAGCCTCTGGCAGCAGGGCTACCAGCTGCGGATCAACAACGTGGCCGACCGCACGAAGAAGGCGCATCCGGAGAAGGACATTCTAGCGCAGGTGAGAGGGGAAAGTTTCCGTTTCTTCAAGACCTTTCATGAAAAccgtttgattaatttttgaaaattttctcgGAATTGTATAATCTTTCGCTAAGCCTTAGATAAAGCAAGATAAGCACGTGAGAACTGACGTTGCACTCCGTCCTCCCATCCCTGTATCGAAAGATAGCAAAATTTcgagaattttatttttacactaAGCTACATttccgatgttttttttctcaatttacCACAGATAAAATACGCCTCCAAGTGTCAGATGGTGTTCCACAACAGTCAGCACTTTTCCGAATTCTGCCGGTACGGCGACCGGCCGCAGGATAGCCGGAAGCGACAAGTAAGTGCGTTACTGAAACGGTTCGAGGACGCATTGCAGGGCGCCAACACCAGCTACTTCTGACCTGTACGACTCGGTGCACCCGGAGAGCTCACATTCATTCAGGTTGACAAAGCAGaccattttataaattatttcgTAATGTTATCTTAGCTCTGGTGGTGGCGGACGATACTTAACGATACAGTTCAGTGCACGATAGTGAGCGTGTACGCCCGTTGATAACACGTGTACATACTAATTTGTGGCGTACATTTATGTGCTATGCTTGGGGGGCTTGCTGTAAAACGGAGGTTCACTTTTGGAGGTCGAACTTAATCGGTGCTTTCTGTATCCTTCACTCCAGATATCCGACTGTGCGAAGTGGGGCGGGATCAACATTGGCGCTACGCTGATCTACATGGAAATGCAGAAGAAGTCGAAGTCTGCGTCGCACTAAACCGTTGAGGATGCTTCTATCACGTGTGATACCAAATCGTTCGCTAACGCAGCAGCAGGACTGGATTATAGATTTAAGTTTCCACCTAAAATTATTGCGAAGAGGCCGAGAATTTGGCTTCtttataccttttttttatagtgTTAAGCAAACCTACATAACTATCGCTTCCTGCATAGATCCATGCGCAAAGTCACGGACTTACTGTGcaaaaagggaacaaaaagACGAGGTGATAAACGGAGAATATGGTATGTGTACCATAGATTAAGAACTATGGAAAATTTGTATCATTACCAAAGTCCCAAGTACCATATGAAATTAGATATAGCAAGCATAATCATGTGTaatgttaaaattaaacaatgaaaacattaGGAGCCATTTACATCTAGTTTTACAGAATCCTATTTGTAACGGATACTTTGTAAAGAAAtaagaaattaataaaaaatcacacaagattaaatgaatttaagAGATTGTTTCCAATTGAGTGACATGTAGAAAAAATAGTAGAACTAAGAATGAACCGATTAAAATATCCACTAAAGTTAGATTCAATAGAATCTTTTCTGAGTACAACTATTTTGTTAACAAAAACCGTCATCCCTGTCGTTAAACGCAATCGGTTTGCGTAACGACAAAAATCGAATTCAGATTGTACAAGGTTACTATAACACGGCAAGAAGCAGGTATGTATCTTTGTGTTTAGTGTAAAATGTCACAAATTTCCTTACTACTCTACCTCTAGTTGGTAGGGTACACAGTCTGGTCGTCTCAAAAGCGATAAAGTAACCACCATGCTTCAGAAATCGGGTACCTTACTGTCACTGATTGTTTATAGATAGCTGCATTGGATTTGGTGAATTATTTCTTCACACACGATATTAAGCCCATTTGGTATGAGGAAAAGGCTGTGAAATACGATGCTACAATTTTTTCGTGTTATACCGAATCAGTCAACATCACGAAGCAAGATCAATGAATTAaatacccggttgacagaaattgacattgttgctggtactatgtagttccagcaagagtcccagcaatctgccatggaaaaacttgctggtactacatgacagctgcaaaaaatttgaatttttgtcaaccgggtaggTTACCACATTTCATTTAAAGTGCAGAAACTGCGGATTATTCGAAAGTTGAGTACCTGTTATGTTCCATGGTATTTTGCTTACTATTAATTCAGATTAAATTGAATATAATTAATATTAAAGCTCAATTTCTCTTGATAATCGAACAACCAATCCGCTCAAATACAACTTCGAGGGGACTTTTTGTATGAGCTCGTGATAGCTGACACAAAATTAGGACATCTCTAGAACAAAACGGCAGAGTTTTAAAACGGATGTAACCAAATGAACGATAGATCTGGTAAGGACGAAAAATGTTTAACGCCACCCATGGATACAGTTTGAACATAATTTATGCAGTCGTTCGAAGAATCAACAAAGGAAACCTAACTGTCAAAACTTATGTCAGATTCTGAGCAACAACTTAAACCTTCCTTAATGGCAtatgaattttcctttcgaCGACTTGTCAAAATGCATGGAATGATTTGACCCTTCTACTAGACTGCCTATTGACCGCGTCTCCGATCGGTTTGGGATGCGATTTTTAGCTTTTGCTTCGTAGAAATACCCAACCGAGCGCACAACGCGAAAACCCTGCAACACGGCAGACTTTCCTGCGTCGGATGCAAAGTGATATATTGAACAAGAAAACGCAACGAAGGAAATTGTAGTGCTAGCTAGTTGAAACACGGTACACAAATGGTGAGGTGAAAAATCTTTGTGCAGATGCAGAGTAGTCCCGCTGCAGTCGTGTTTAGTGTCTGCTGGTCGTAGAATTATTAGAACCATAGCAAAGCACAAGGATATTGCTGGttgttgtgtatttttccGAATCG from Anopheles coustani chromosome 3, idAnoCousDA_361_x.2, whole genome shotgun sequence harbors:
- the LOC131260153 gene encoding uncharacterized protein LOC131260153, with the translated sequence MGLLRRNSLNIGSWLSSAGGANTTNTTTTTTGTGTGTVRNSFGSSVAVQKLRESKWFDAGEERVFCAVIENGFIVEVRQTDTGESWFGVATIETKKSLKPTAENVKIYSVRMKDNEKKPMKVYCVTLPSLWQQGYQLRINNVADRTKKAHPEKDILAQIKYASKCQMVFHNSQHFSEFCRYGDRPQDSRKRQISDCAKWGGINIGATLIYMEMQKKSKSASH